The Nocardia sp. NBC_01329 sequence CGAGACCCACCATGAGTGCGAGGCCGCCTGCTATCCGTCGGCGTAGCCGCCGCTGCCTGCGCTTCTTGCTGGCCTCGCCGTGCCCACCGCTGGCGGGCGCTGGCGCTGTCGGGGGCGATGAACTCATCTGTGTCCCTTTGGAGTAGACGGAACCTGGTGGGCTGTATTGGGCTCCGGTGTCACCGGACGAAATAGATCGTGGCGAAGAGCCCGACCCAGACGATGTCGACGAAGTGCCAGTAGTAGGAGACGACGATCGCGGCGGTCGCCTGGGCAGGGGTGAACTTGCTCATCGCGGTCCGCGCGAGCAGGAACAGGAAGGCGATCAGACCACCGATGACGTGCAGACCGTGGAAACCGGTGGTGATGTAGAACACCGACCCATAGGAGCTGCCGGAGATCGAGGTCCCCTCCGCCACCAGGTGGTAGTACTCGTAACCCTGCCCGAACACGAAGAACGTGCCCATGAGGAAGGTGACGACGTACCAGCGGCGCAGCCCGAACACATCACCGCGCTCGGCCGCGAACACACCCATCTGGCAGGTGAACGACGAGGCGATCAGTACCGCGGTGACCGGGATGGCCAGCGTCATGTTCAGCTCGGTCGGCGGCATCGGCCACTCGGGCGCCTGACTTCGCGCGACGAAGTACATCGCGAACAGGCCGGCGAAGAACATCAGCTCGCTGGACAGCCAGATGATGGTACCGACGCTGACCATGTTGGGCCGGTTCAGCGAATGCACACGCTGGGTTATGGCCGATCCTGAGGTCCCTACTGCGGTCGTCACGGGGGTAAGTATGACTCTTCGTAGTACGACAGTCGAAGTCGGGTTCCAAACTCGATCACTCGTGTCGTGATCGACCCGCGCCGTACGTCTCTCGCAGCGGTTCGGCGTGTCGGCCGACCCCCTCGTGAGCAGCCCCCGCGAACAGCGCGGATGACGTGGTGCCGCGCCCGCGACGGCGCGCGGTTTAGGGTGTGCACAACCGTTCGGTCACAGATATCGGTGCGACGAGGAGTTTGAGATGAGCGTGCGCAGCTGGCCCCTGATGCTCGGGGCGCTCGCCGACGGACAGGACCTCACCGCGGATGATACGGCCTGGGTGATCGACGAGATCTTCACCGACAACTCCACCTCGGCGCAGATCGCCGCTTTCGGGGTCGCGATGAAGATCAAGGGCCCCACTCCGGCCGAACTGGCGGGGATGGCCCGCGGCATGCTCGGACACGCGCGGCTGGTGAAGGTCGACGGTGACGCGGTGGACATCGTCGGCACCGGCGGCGACCGCTCGGGATCGGTGAACATCTCCACCATGTCCTCGATCGTGGTCGCGGCAGCCGGCGTGCCTGTCGTCAAGCACGGTAACCGGGCTGCTTCCTCCAAGGCCGGCGGGGCGGATGTTCTCGAGGCGCTGGGCGTGGAACTCGCGCTCGGACCCGCATCGGTGGCGCGCTGTGTACGCGAGATGGGTATCGGATTCTGCTTCGCTCCGCTGTTCCATTCCGGCCTGCGTTTCGCCGGGCCGGCCCGTAAGGAGATCGGGATCCCGACGGTTTTCAATGTGCTGGGTCCGCTCACAAATCCGGCCCAGCCGCGGGCGGGCCTGGTGGGGTGCGCGTTCGAGGATCTGCTGGAAACCATCGCCGGAGTGTTCGCCGACCGGGGCGCCGGCGCACTGGTGGTGCGTGGCCGCGACGGCCTGGACGAGATCACCACCTCCGATGTCACCGATGTCCATGTGGTCGCCGACGGCGTGGTCCGCAAAACGGTGATCGATCCGACGCGGCTCGGTATCCCCCGCGTCGATCTGGACGAATTGCGCGGCGGCGATGCCCGGGTGAACGCACAGGTGGCCTTGGACGTATTCGCGGGCAATCCCGGGGCGGTGCGCGACGCTGTATTGGTGAACTCCGCCGCCGCCATCACGGCTTACGATTTGTCCCGTGGCGCGGACGGCGCGGCCGATCTGGACGATCATCTGGTGGCCGGGATCGAACGCGCGGCCGCCGCGATCGACAGCGGTGCGGCCGCCGCCCTGCTGGACCGCTGGGCCGCACTCACCCGGACACTCGGCGACGACTGACCCCCGGGGCGGGTTCATTCGCCGATGGAGAACCCGGCCTCCACGTCGGCACGCGAATACGATTTGAACGCGATATGCGTGACTGTGCGCTGCACACCGGCGACCTTGTCGATTCGTCCCGTCACGACCTCGGCGACCTCCTCGTGGTCGCGGACGCGCACCAGCGCGATCAGGTCGACGTCCCCGGCACACGAATAGACCTCGGCGACGCCCTGGGTATCGGCCACCCCCTGGGCGGTCTCCGGAATGCGCCCGTTGTCGGCCTGGATCAGAACGATGGCGGTAATCATGGGGACAGCCTAAGCATCTGCACGCCCCCGGATCGTGGGCCCACGCGGTCCGGTCCGGTGACCGGGCGCTCAGCCGCGTTGTTCGTCGTAGGATTCGGCGGCGCGGGCCGCTCCCGCGGCGGCATCGGCTGCCTCGGCCCAGCCGATCCAGCGACCCGCGCCGCGGGCGGGTTCGGCGTAGCCGTCGGTGGTCCGCACGATCCGGACGCCGGGGCGTTCGAGCCAGCGGACGATCACCGCGACCTCGTCCGGGGAGGCGCCCAGCAGGGGCGGCACCCGGAGATCGGCTCCGGCCGAGAGTAATTCGCCGGTGGATACCCCACCTGCCCCGGGCCCGGTGGGCAGTACGGTCTGCGCGGCGGCGACGATCCGCTCGACCACCGGCATGGGTGCGACCCCGCGTCCGGCTGTTCCCGCCCCGGCGAGTCGGCCGTGGCGGATAACGGCGAATTCCCAGCCGCCGGCTCCGTCGGGGTGCGCGGCGATCAGTTCGGCCGGGCGGGCGACGGCGGCCAGCCGCTGGGTGCGGCGCAACGCGCGGACGGCCGCGGCGGCACGGTCGCGTAATCGTGCCGCGGATTCGTACTGCGCACCTGCCGCGTACTCCTCGACCCTGGTCAGCAGAGCCCGGACCACGGTGTCGTCGGTTCCGGCGAACAGGGCGCGCGCCGTGGCCGGGGCCGCCGCGTAGGCCGCCGATGCCCGGGGGGTGTCGGCGGCGGCCGGGCAACCGCCCACGACTTCGGGCGGGCAGGAGTGCAGCGCGGTCCGGGACAGCCGGGTGGTGCAGGTGCGCAGACCGCAGTACTCGGACAGAGTGGCGGCGATATCGGCGGCCGCGGCCCGGGAGTGGAACGGGCCCACGGCCGGGCCGCCGGGTTCACGGACGAGGGTCAGCCTGGGAAAAGCTTCGGCGGTGAGCGTGATCCACCAGGCCCGCTTCGGGAATTTGGAGCGCCGGTTGTAGGGCGGGGCGTGTGCGGCGAGCAGCCGCAGCTCCCGGACACCGGCCTCGAGCCCGTGCGCACACACCACATGGTCTACCCGGGTGGCCAGCCGCACCATCTCCCGGACCCGCCCACGGGTCTCCGAACCGGTGAAGTAGCTGCGCACCCGGCGGCGCAGATTCACCGCTGTCCCTATATAGAGGACTTCGTCCGACGGTCCGCGGAAGAGATAGACACCGGGTGCGGTGGGCAGATCGACGGCCAGAGCTCGCTTGGCCCGCTGCCCGGCGGTGACCTCGGGCAGATAGTCGATCAGTTCGGTGAGGCTGTGCACCCCCTGGTTCCCCACCCGGCCGATCAGCGCGTGCAGGACATCCACGGTGGCGCGGGCATCGTCGAGGGCGCGATGGGTGGGGGTGGTGCCGGCGCCGAGCAGCTGGGCCAGGACGCCGAGCCGGACCGACGGCGCCTCGTCCCGGCCGAGTACTCGGCGCGCGAGCCGCACCGTGCACACCACCTGCGCGCGCGGCCACGGTATATCGCAGCGCGTCGCGGCGGCCTTCAGGAAACCCATATCGAACCGGGCATTGTGTGCGACCAGCACCGCACCGGACGCGAACTCCAGGAATCCGGGAAGGACGGCCTCGATCGACGGGGCGGCACGCACCATCGCGGTGGTGATACCGGTGATCTGCACGACCGCGGGCGGTATCGACCTGCCCGGGTCGATCAGGGTCGCGAATTCGCCGAGCACTCGACCACCGCGTACCTTCACGGCGCCGATTTCGGTGATCGCGTCCTCCGCCGGACTGGTACCGGTGGTTTCCAGATCCACGACCACGAAGGTCGTGTCGTAGAGCGGGGTGTCGAGCTGGTCGAACGCCAGTTGCCGGGCGGGCAACGGAGCGGGTTCGGACACGGCGGGGAGAGTACTGGGCGGGTCCGACAGATTCCCGATATCGAACCGTTGTCCATGATCTTGGTCCCGGGGCCGAACCCACCCGCATTCCCCCGCTATGCCTCGTTCACTACCAAAATGTGCCCCAGTTCACACACGATGTTCATTAGCTATGTAATTGCCACATTCGGAACAAAATGGTCGGCCGGCCCAAAACGCCGATGCCCCAGTGAGACAAACCGGGGTTCACGTCGCAGCTGGACCACTGCCCAGCCGATGACATCCCCCCGCTCGAGCTGCGAAATATCGACGACGCGCGCTCGCGGGCAACCATTGATCGATACGTCCACGAAGGCCTGTCCCATCTGCACGTAACCTCGACGCAATCCTCAGTCGATCTGTGACATCCCTCGCACAATTTGCTCGGCGAAAGCTGCATCCCACACGCATATCGAGACCGAGGGCTTTACAAATGACCGTGATCTGTTCGTAATCTTTTCGAGACCTCGCGGAGTTCGGCGTGCCATCGGCGGTGCGACCGGGCGGGGAGATCGGAAGGACCGCATCATGGCGTTCAACACCGTCAAGCGACAGGCACGGCGCGCAGCCGTCACCGGAGCAGTCGGCGCTGCCACCCTGGGCGCAATCCTGCTCACCGCCGCTCCGGCCGAAGCACAGCCGGTCACCATCGACGGCGTGGGCACGTTCGAGGTACCGAACGAGATCCCGATCCCGGCGGGCATCCCCGGCCTCCGGGCGCCCGACTCCCCGGCGACCCCGCCGTTCGTCACCCCCACCGCGACCGCCGGCGATCTGGCGCTCGACGCCGCACTCTCGAAGGTCGGCGCTCCCTACGTCTACGGCGCGGCCGGCCCGAACGCCTTCGACTGCTCCGGCCTCGTGCAGTGGTCCTATAGACAGGCTGGGCGCGAACTACCGCGAACCAGCGACGCGCAACTCGCCTCGGGTGCGCCCATCTCGATCAACGACCTCCAGCCCGGCGACGTGGTGGCGTTCTACGGTGGCGGGCACTCCGGCCTGTACGCGGGCGACGGCAATGTCGTACACGCCTCCACCGCCGGCTCGCCGGTCGCCGTCGCTCCCATTTCCTCCATGCCCTTCGCCGGCGCCCGACGCTACTGACCGCCGGCTGCGGAAGTGTCCGGCGCCGGTGCGCCGCTCACCGAATCGACAGTGGGCGCGACCGTTTCGTCTCCTGCTGGACACTCCGCGGCCCGGTTCCGTAATCTAATCGAGACCTTTACGGGGCGTATCGCACAGAGCGTCATAGGAGAGCGGGGCACGGCAGGCTGTGGCAGCACATCAACGGCGGCAACGGCGTCAGCGAGACCAGCGCAAACCCGGCCACGGTCCGGATCGGCACACCACCCGCACAGCTCTGGCCGCTGGACTCCTCGCGGCGGCCCTCTACGGAGGCGGCCCGGCGGGCGCCGACCCGGCCCCCGCACCGACCTCCGCGAGCGACGCGGTCCAGCAGATGATCGACCTGTCCCGGCAGGCCGAACAGCTCAATCAGCAAGCACTCACCACCCAGGCCGATCTCGACGCGAAACTGGCCGTCCAGCGCGACGCCGATGCCAAGGTCGCCGCGGCCGGCGCCGCCGTCGACGCCGCCCGCAACGAGGTCGCCCGCTACCGGCCGATGATCGATCGCACCGCCATCGCGGCCTATCAAGGCGCCCGCACCAACCGGCTGTTCTCGGTCCTGGTCAGTGATTCCCCCCAGCAGTTACTGGACCAGATGTCCACCCTGGACGTGGTCGCCACCCAGACCTCCGACCAGCTCAAGCAGTACAAACGAGCCACCGACGCCGCTACCGCCGCACAGTCGGCCGCCCGCAACGCCGCCGATACCGCCCGCGCCGCAGCCGACCAGGCCGATACCGTCCGCAACGATGTGCAGCGCAGACAAACCGATCTGCAGAACGCCGTGGCGCACGTCATCGAGGTCTGGGGCTCCCTGTCGACCGCCGACCGGACCGCCCTGGCCGGGTCCCCCTTCCCCTCCGGGTTCGACCGCGACAGCCTGTTGCGTGATCTGGTACCCGGCAGCGGCACCAGCGCCCTGGCCGCCGGACTCACCCGAGTCGGCGACCCGTACGTCTGGGGTGCCACCGGGCCCGACCAGTTCGACTGCTCCGGCCTGGTGCAATGGGCATTCTCCCAGGTCGGCAAGGAAGTCCCTCGAACCAGTTCGGCCCAGGCCGCCTACGGAACCCCCGTCGACCGCGACGAACTACAACCCGGCGATGTCGTCTTCTTCTACGACGACATCTCCCACGTCGGTATCTACGCCGGTAACGGCCTCATGCTGCACGCGTCGACCTTCGGCGTCCCGGTAGCCGTCGCGCCTATGGATTCCACGCCCTACCACTCCGCCCGGCGCTACTGACACCCGGAGCGACCCAGCCGACCACACGCCAATACTGTGGGACGTATGGCTCGAACTCTGCTGGTTACCAATGATTTCCCGCCGCGGCCGGGAGGTATCCAGTCGTATCTGCAGGCGCTGGCCGGACAGTTGCCCTCGGACGATCTGGTCGTCTACGCGCCCCGGTGGCGCGGAGACAGCCACACCCGATTCGACGCGAAGCAGCCCTTCCAGGTGGTCCGCCACCCCACCACGTTGATGCTGCCCACACCCGCAGTCCTGCGGCGCGCCCGGAAAGTGCTGCGCACCGAGGGTTGCGAAACAGTCTGGTTCGGCGCGGCAGCACCGCTGGCCCTGCTGGCCGCGCCGCTGCGGAAGGCCGGCGCCCACCGGATCCTGGCCAGCACCCACGGCCACGAGGTCGGCTGGTCGATGCTGCCGGCGGCGCGGCAGGCGCTGCGGGTCATCGGAAACAACACCGACGTGGTCACCTACGTCAGCAAATACACCCGCCGCCGGTTCGCCGCCGCGTTCGGCCCCGACGCCGCCCTCGAATACCTGCCGCCCGGCGTGGATACCGAAACCTTCCGTCCCGACCCGGCCGCCCGCGCCGAACTGCGCAAACGATACGGACTCGGCGACCGGCCCACTGTTGTCTGCCTGTCCCGGTTGGTCCCGCGCAAAGGTCAGGACGTCCTCCTGATCGCCATGCACCGGATCAAGGAACGGATCCCCGGCGCCGTCCTCGTGATCGCCGGCAGCGGCCCCTACGAAGACAAGCTGCGCGGCCTCGCCGACGCCCTCGGCCTCGCCGACGACGTCGTGTTCACCGGCCGGGTACCCGCAGCCGAACTCGCCGCCCACCACACCCTGGCCGATGTGTTCGCCATGCCCGCCCGCACCCGCGGCGCCGGCCTCGATGTGGAGGGCCTCGGCATCGTCTACCTGGAAGCCTCCGCCTCTGGTGTCCCGGTGGTCGCCGGAACCTCGGGCGGCGCCCCGGAAACGGTGCTGGACGGGAAAACCGGACGAGTGGTGGACGGCCGCCGCGCCGACCACGTCGCCGACGCGATCGCCGATATCCTCGCCGACCGCGACGCGGCCGCCGAAATGGGCGCCGCCGGAAGGGCCTTCGTGGAACGGCAGTGGCGCTGGGACACCCTGGGCGCCCGCCTCCGGCAGCTGCTGTAATTTGGCGGCGCCTCCGGCGCCGCGGGGGCTGGGCCCTATTAACCCCGGTTCTTCACTCCTGCGCTCAGTCGCTGCGCTCCTTCGCTTCGTCGCTCCAGAACCGGGGCGGGCCCCGCCCAGTGAGGTGGACCATGCGGAGTGGTCGAGAGGCGACCGGAACTGTGGAGCCGACCGGAATCGGACTCCCCCGCCGGTACGAGTGGGTCCGCGTGCCGCCGGAACCACAAGCCCGCCACCGGTACGAGTAGGGCCGCCTACCGACCGAAACCGGAACCCCGCCGCCGATACGAGCAAGCCCTCACACCGACCGAAACCGGAACCTCGCCGCCGAAAGAGCGAGTCCGCATACCGACCGAGACGTCGAAGCTGACGTAACCCGTATGAGTCGAGTTTTGCGAGACACCTCAAAGGGTTGAGGCCGTCTCGCCGTTTCGGCCTCGAAGCGCATGCGCGAAGCGCGAGTCTCGAGGCCGAAACGGCGAGACCTCAGAGCCGCAACCCCGCGCGCCGCAGGCGCGCCAATAAACACAGCCCGAAAAGCAGCTCGCAGGTGATCTACTACGCTCACCCGGGTGAGCAGTATCCAAGTCGCGGACCAAACCTTCCTCGCCGCTCCCGGCGCCGCGGTCGCGGCCGCGCTGGACGGCCCGGCCCGCTGGCGTCGCTGGTGGCCCGATCTCGAACTGGATGTCCGGGAGGATCGCGGCGACAAGGGGATTCGCTGGTCGGTGTCGGGGGCGCTGACCGGCACCATGGAGGTGTGGCTGGAACCGTCGCTGGACGGTGTGATCCTGCACTACTTCCTGCACGCCGAACCGCCGCAGCCGCTGCCGCCGCGCAAATCGGCCGCCGCGAACCGGGCACGCCGGGTGGCGGGCAAGGTCATGTCGTTCGAGATCAAGGACCGCCTCGAGGACGACCGACCGGCCGGAGTCGCTCCGCACGACAACTGACGGATTTCGTACCGCACCGCCGAAAGGAACCACTGAGACCCTATGGCCGACCGGACCCAGAGATCGATCGTCATCGCGGCACCCGCGCGGCAGGTGATGTCTGTTATCGCCGATCTGGCGTCCTACCCGGAATGGGTATCGGCGGCCAAGTCGGTGGAGGTACTCGAGACCGGACCGGACGGCCGAGCGCATACCGCACGGTTCGTACTGGACGCGGGCGTCGTCAAGGACAGTTACGTGCTGTCC is a genomic window containing:
- a CDS encoding polyketide cyclase / dehydrase and lipid transport, with the protein product MSSIQVADQTFLAAPGAAVAAALDGPARWRRWWPDLELDVREDRGDKGIRWSVSGALTGTMEVWLEPSLDGVILHYFLHAEPPQPLPPRKSAAANRARRVAGKVMSFEIKDRLEDDRPAGVAPHDN
- the trpD gene encoding anthranilate phosphoribosyltransferase, which encodes MSVRSWPLMLGALADGQDLTADDTAWVIDEIFTDNSTSAQIAAFGVAMKIKGPTPAELAGMARGMLGHARLVKVDGDAVDIVGTGGDRSGSVNISTMSSIVVAAAGVPVVKHGNRAASSKAGGADVLEALGVELALGPASVARCVREMGIGFCFAPLFHSGLRFAGPARKEIGIPTVFNVLGPLTNPAQPRAGLVGCAFEDLLETIAGVFADRGAGALVVRGRDGLDEITTSDVTDVHVVADGVVRKTVIDPTRLGIPRVDLDELRGGDARVNAQVALDVFAGNPGAVRDAVLVNSAAAITAYDLSRGADGAADLDDHLVAGIERAAAAIDSGAAAALLDRWAALTRTLGDD
- a CDS encoding Lrp/AsnC family transcriptional regulator, which translates into the protein MITAIVLIQADNGRIPETAQGVADTQGVAEVYSCAGDVDLIALVRVRDHEEVAEVVTGRIDKVAGVQRTVTHIAFKSYSRADVEAGFSIGE
- a CDS encoding glycosyltransferase family 4 protein, coding for MARTLLVTNDFPPRPGGIQSYLQALAGQLPSDDLVVYAPRWRGDSHTRFDAKQPFQVVRHPTTLMLPTPAVLRRARKVLRTEGCETVWFGAAAPLALLAAPLRKAGAHRILASTHGHEVGWSMLPAARQALRVIGNNTDVVTYVSKYTRRRFAAAFGPDAALEYLPPGVDTETFRPDPAARAELRKRYGLGDRPTVVCLSRLVPRKGQDVLLIAMHRIKERIPGAVLVIAGSGPYEDKLRGLADALGLADDVVFTGRVPAAELAAHHTLADVFAMPARTRGAGLDVEGLGIVYLEASASGVPVVAGTSGGAPETVLDGKTGRVVDGRRADHVADAIADILADRDAAAEMGAAGRAFVERQWRWDTLGARLRQLL
- the ctaE gene encoding aa3-type cytochrome oxidase subunit III, giving the protein MTTAVGTSGSAITQRVHSLNRPNMVSVGTIIWLSSELMFFAGLFAMYFVARSQAPEWPMPPTELNMTLAIPVTAVLIASSFTCQMGVFAAERGDVFGLRRWYVVTFLMGTFFVFGQGYEYYHLVAEGTSISGSSYGSVFYITTGFHGLHVIGGLIAFLFLLARTAMSKFTPAQATAAIVVSYYWHFVDIVWVGLFATIYFVR
- a CDS encoding DEDD exonuclease domain-containing protein, which produces MSEPAPLPARQLAFDQLDTPLYDTTFVVVDLETTGTSPAEDAITEIGAVKVRGGRVLGEFATLIDPGRSIPPAVVQITGITTAMVRAAPSIEAVLPGFLEFASGAVLVAHNARFDMGFLKAAATRCDIPWPRAQVVCTVRLARRVLGRDEAPSVRLGVLAQLLGAGTTPTHRALDDARATVDVLHALIGRVGNQGVHSLTELIDYLPEVTAGQRAKRALAVDLPTAPGVYLFRGPSDEVLYIGTAVNLRRRVRSYFTGSETRGRVREMVRLATRVDHVVCAHGLEAGVRELRLLAAHAPPYNRRSKFPKRAWWITLTAEAFPRLTLVREPGGPAVGPFHSRAAAADIAATLSEYCGLRTCTTRLSRTALHSCPPEVVGGCPAAADTPRASAAYAAAPATARALFAGTDDTVVRALLTRVEEYAAGAQYESAARLRDRAAAAVRALRRTQRLAAVARPAELIAAHPDGAGGWEFAVIRHGRLAGAGTAGRGVAPMPVVERIVAAAQTVLPTGPGAGGVSTGELLSAGADLRVPPLLGASPDEVAVIVRWLERPGVRIVRTTDGYAEPARGAGRWIGWAEAADAAAGAARAAESYDEQRG
- a CDS encoding NlpC/P60 family protein, whose product is MAAGLLAAALYGGGPAGADPAPAPTSASDAVQQMIDLSRQAEQLNQQALTTQADLDAKLAVQRDADAKVAAAGAAVDAARNEVARYRPMIDRTAIAAYQGARTNRLFSVLVSDSPQQLLDQMSTLDVVATQTSDQLKQYKRATDAATAAQSAARNAADTARAAADQADTVRNDVQRRQTDLQNAVAHVIEVWGSLSTADRTALAGSPFPSGFDRDSLLRDLVPGSGTSALAAGLTRVGDPYVWGATGPDQFDCSGLVQWAFSQVGKEVPRTSSAQAAYGTPVDRDELQPGDVVFFYDDISHVGIYAGNGLMLHASTFGVPVAVAPMDSTPYHSARRY
- a CDS encoding C40 family peptidase is translated as MAFNTVKRQARRAAVTGAVGAATLGAILLTAAPAEAQPVTIDGVGTFEVPNEIPIPAGIPGLRAPDSPATPPFVTPTATAGDLALDAALSKVGAPYVYGAAGPNAFDCSGLVQWSYRQAGRELPRTSDAQLASGAPISINDLQPGDVVAFYGGGHSGLYAGDGNVVHASTAGSPVAVAPISSMPFAGARRY